In Acinetobacter sp. C32I, one genomic interval encodes:
- the madM gene encoding malonate transporter subunit MadM — protein sequence MDTLISVLSKNALVTALAVTGLMMFFSHLLSKYLTKGKLQSSAIAITLGLVIAYFAGVYTQGTKGISDIAIFSGFALLGGAMIRDLAIASTAFEVDVKEVKKAGKIGCVALLLGCVVPFVIGVVIAWCLGYKDPISMTTIGAGAMTYIVGPITGSAIGASSEVIALSIAIGLIKSVFFMVATPLLAKFMYLKSPRSAMVFGGLAGTTSGTAAGLAGTDVRLVPYGALVATFYTGLGCLLGPSVFFLTVNAIFS from the coding sequence ATGGATACTTTGATTTCGGTTCTGAGTAAGAATGCATTAGTAACCGCACTTGCCGTGACTGGCTTAATGATGTTCTTTTCTCATTTACTTTCTAAATATCTAACCAAAGGCAAGCTACAAAGTTCAGCAATCGCTATTACTTTAGGCTTAGTTATCGCTTATTTTGCTGGAGTTTATACACAAGGTACAAAAGGGATATCAGACATTGCCATTTTCTCTGGTTTTGCCCTATTAGGAGGGGCAATGATTAGAGATCTTGCGATTGCTTCAACCGCATTTGAAGTTGATGTAAAAGAAGTTAAAAAGGCCGGCAAAATAGGATGTGTTGCCTTATTACTCGGCTGCGTTGTACCTTTTGTAATTGGTGTCGTGATTGCTTGGTGTTTGGGTTACAAAGACCCCATATCGATGACGACCATTGGTGCAGGTGCCATGACGTATATTGTTGGTCCAATCACCGGTTCTGCAATTGGTGCTAGTTCAGAAGTTATCGCTTTATCAATCGCAATTGGTCTGATCAAGTCTGTCTTTTTTATGGTGGCTACACCGCTCTTGGCTAAATTTATGTATCTAAAAAGCCCCCGTTCAGCAATGGTTTTTGGTGGTCTAGCTGGAACAACAAGTGGAACTGCAGCAGGGTTGGCGGGTACAGATGTACGTTTAGTTCCTTATGGTGCTTTAGTTGCAACATTCTATACAGGTCTTGGTTGTTTATTAGGACCTTCAGTATTTTTTCTGACTGTGAATGCAATTTTTAGCTGA
- a CDS encoding malonate decarboxylase subunit delta → MEILHFEFAAGEIPNKSALVGCVGSGDLEILMEPNHSSQTAMIKVVTSVDGSQQRWKNLFERIFSVAYPPAVTIDIHDFGATPGVVRLRLEQAFEEVNRG, encoded by the coding sequence ATGGAAATACTTCATTTTGAGTTTGCAGCAGGAGAAATCCCCAATAAATCTGCTTTGGTTGGATGTGTGGGGTCGGGTGATCTAGAAATTTTAATGGAACCTAATCATTCAAGTCAGACCGCCATGATCAAAGTGGTCACTTCAGTCGATGGCAGCCAACAGCGTTGGAAAAACCTGTTTGAACGTATTTTTTCGGTTGCTTATCCTCCTGCCGTCACGATCGATATTCATGATTTTGGTGCAACACCAGGCGTCGTCCGTTTAAGACTTGAACAAGCTTTCGAGGAGGTGAACCGTGGCTGA
- a CDS encoding biotin-independent malonate decarboxylase subunit beta, with amino-acid sequence MADLNHLLNKQSFIELGARERAKSLLDPESFRELLDPFARIMSPWLAKQNIVPQADDGVVVIKGRIEQHPVVVISIEGIFQGGSLGEVGGAKIAGALELAVEDNLNDIPTTAILLLETGGVRLQEANLGLAAIAEIQSAIVELRQYQPVIGVIAGSVGCFGGMSIAAGLCSYLIMTQEGRLGLNGPQVIEQEAGVQEYDAKDRPFIWSITGGEQRFNSGLVDVYVEDDRQKIQQQIVQCIVQGQPLIHRSRNTAFYLSKIQQVDTTAQILPTEVQALYQGKEV; translated from the coding sequence GTGGCTGATCTAAATCACTTATTGAATAAACAAAGCTTTATTGAACTTGGAGCACGTGAGCGAGCAAAGTCCCTGCTTGATCCTGAAAGTTTTCGAGAATTATTAGATCCTTTTGCAAGAATCATGTCACCTTGGTTAGCGAAACAAAACATCGTTCCCCAAGCTGATGATGGTGTCGTGGTAATAAAAGGACGTATTGAGCAACATCCTGTTGTGGTGATTTCAATTGAAGGCATATTCCAAGGTGGCAGTCTAGGTGAGGTGGGTGGAGCTAAAATTGCTGGGGCTTTAGAACTGGCAGTAGAAGACAACCTGAACGATATCCCTACAACAGCAATTTTATTGCTCGAAACCGGAGGCGTACGTTTACAAGAAGCAAATCTGGGATTAGCTGCAATTGCCGAAATTCAATCTGCCATTGTCGAATTAAGACAATATCAACCCGTTATTGGTGTCATCGCAGGCAGTGTAGGGTGTTTTGGCGGGATGTCCATTGCAGCCGGACTGTGTAGTTATTTGATTATGACGCAAGAAGGTCGTTTGGGCTTGAATGGGCCTCAAGTCATTGAACAAGAAGCCGGCGTGCAGGAATACGATGCAAAAGATCGTCCTTTTATCTGGAGTATTACTGGCGGAGAACAACGTTTTAACAGTGGTCTCGTCGATGTGTATGTGGAAGACGACCGTCAAAAGATCCAACAGCAGATTGTTCAATGTATTGTGCAAGGTCAGCCTTTGATCCATCGGAGTCGTAATACTGCTTTTTACCTGTCAAAAATTCAACAGGTGGATACGACAGCACAGATATTGCCAACTGAAGTTCAAGCCTTATATCAAGGAAAAGAGGTCTAA
- the mdcE gene encoding biotin-independent malonate decarboxylase subunit gamma, with protein MNTHVTQASLRGRNWFNALTQNLNLIETPIDSLLIADGQWNGQEVRVFAIVTDELNKYPRARSGEVGLLEGWALAQSINELIQADSGKTKKRAILCIVDVPSQAYGRREEVLGIHQALAGAVDAYATARLAGHPIVSLLVGKSMSGAFLAHGYQANRILALKDQGVMVHAMGKESAARVTLRSVEELEALAATIPPMAYDIESYSTLGLLSDVLEVEAAEQPTVADIIAVKAAVNEAIQDIQKQGNVDLKHRLNGKNRKASKQVRELLREQWS; from the coding sequence ATGAATACACATGTTACTCAAGCCTCATTACGTGGACGAAACTGGTTTAATGCTTTAACCCAGAATTTAAATTTAATCGAAACCCCAATTGATTCATTGCTCATTGCTGATGGCCAATGGAATGGTCAGGAGGTTCGTGTTTTTGCCATTGTCACAGATGAACTGAATAAGTACCCACGGGCAAGAAGTGGTGAAGTTGGTTTATTGGAAGGTTGGGCGCTGGCACAATCAATTAATGAACTGATTCAAGCTGATAGCGGAAAAACCAAGAAACGCGCAATTTTGTGTATTGTCGATGTACCGAGCCAAGCTTATGGACGACGAGAAGAAGTCCTCGGAATTCATCAAGCCCTTGCTGGCGCTGTAGATGCTTATGCAACGGCCCGCTTAGCTGGTCATCCGATCGTTAGCCTGTTAGTTGGTAAATCGATGTCTGGGGCATTCTTGGCGCATGGCTATCAGGCTAATCGCATTCTGGCACTTAAAGATCAAGGTGTTATGGTGCATGCGATGGGTAAAGAATCTGCTGCACGTGTCACTTTAAGGTCTGTGGAAGAGCTTGAAGCCTTGGCTGCGACAATTCCACCCATGGCTTACGATATTGAAAGCTATAGCACCTTAGGGCTGTTATCTGATGTTCTTGAGGTAGAAGCTGCCGAGCAACCTACTGTGGCAGATATTATCGCTGTTAAAGCCGCAGTGAATGAAGCAATACAAGATATTCAAAAACAAGGCAATGTTGATTTAAAACATCGCTTAAATGGGAAAAACCGTAAAGCGTCGAAACAGGTTCGAGAACTGTTACGTGAGCAATGGTCATGA
- a CDS encoding LysR family transcriptional regulator: MKIEEELTLKKIQIFLAFMRHGNLSKAADEMQISNVSVHKALHSLESALRCPLFKNEGRNLIPLKSAYVLQEHSHKLIQDMIITVNKTREAAGFAAKILHLGSLYSLTVNTIPNVISGLKLRRGELDIQLLLSSNLDLVTKLKSTELDAIIVALNDTTDDSDFETLPMFQDNIYLAVNKNSPLALMNEVDLTTLKDEKFLTLSKGFATRNDSDILFEKAGIDPKVFLQVSDIFTLVSMVSTGVGLALLPGRISTIYESSVKLIPLKKPFQIKQEIGLVFLKSKERDPNLLALIAECRMFSKRFFEV, encoded by the coding sequence ATGAAAATAGAAGAAGAATTGACCCTCAAAAAAATCCAAATTTTTTTGGCTTTTATGCGTCATGGAAACTTATCCAAAGCTGCGGATGAGATGCAAATCAGTAATGTCAGTGTACATAAAGCATTGCACTCCTTAGAAAGCGCCCTACGCTGCCCTTTGTTTAAAAACGAAGGAAGAAATCTGATTCCACTGAAAAGTGCTTATGTCTTGCAAGAGCATTCACATAAACTTATTCAGGATATGATTATTACCGTAAATAAAACCCGTGAAGCCGCAGGTTTTGCTGCAAAAATATTGCACCTAGGTTCACTCTATTCACTCACTGTGAATACGATTCCGAATGTCATTAGTGGATTAAAGCTGCGTCGGGGTGAGCTAGATATTCAACTTCTTCTGAGTTCAAATTTAGACTTGGTTACAAAACTAAAATCGACTGAATTAGATGCTATTATTGTTGCACTCAATGACACGACCGATGACTCTGATTTTGAAACACTTCCAATGTTTCAAGATAATATTTATCTAGCCGTCAATAAAAACTCTCCGTTGGCTTTAATGAATGAAGTAGATCTCACAACATTAAAGGACGAAAAGTTCTTAACGCTTTCTAAGGGTTTCGCAACACGTAATGATTCAGATATCTTGTTTGAAAAAGCAGGAATTGATCCAAAAGTATTTTTACAAGTGAGTGATATTTTTACTTTGGTTAGCATGGTGAGTACAGGTGTTGGCTTGGCATTGTTACCAGGCCGTATTTCAACGATCTATGAAAGTTCAGTTAAGCTCATTCCTTTGAAAAAGCCCTTTCAAATTAAACAAGAAATTGGTCTGGTTTTCCTAAAAAGTAAAGAGCGTGACCCAAATCTACTGGCATTAATTGCAGAATGCCGTATGTTTTCCAAACGTTTTTTTGAGGTGTAG
- a CDS encoding Rrf2 family transcriptional regulator: MAYITSSVEYAIHCLLFLVNNEDKPLSSKDLAELQGVSPSFMAKIFPKLEKAKLVLAQEGVRGGYLLARSAHDISFLDIVNAIEGEKPLFECQEVRGKCAVFHNAPPNWATNGVCAVHAVMLQAEQAMQDALGAHTLGDIADRFSRYAPDVFFSDVNGWINERIEGRTAKMRKSKISRDIPD; encoded by the coding sequence ATGGCTTATATCACTAGTAGCGTCGAGTATGCGATTCACTGTCTTCTTTTTCTTGTAAATAATGAAGATAAACCATTGAGTAGTAAGGATCTGGCTGAATTGCAAGGCGTCTCTCCTAGCTTTATGGCCAAGATATTTCCTAAACTTGAAAAGGCAAAACTTGTTTTGGCGCAAGAAGGCGTTCGTGGCGGGTATTTACTGGCCCGATCTGCTCACGACATCAGTTTCCTCGATATTGTGAATGCAATTGAAGGTGAAAAACCGCTTTTTGAATGCCAAGAAGTTCGTGGAAAATGTGCAGTCTTTCATAATGCTCCACCCAATTGGGCAACAAATGGGGTCTGTGCCGTACATGCGGTTATGTTACAGGCCGAGCAAGCGATGCAAGATGCATTAGGCGCGCACACACTTGGTGATATTGCCGACCGTTTTAGCCGTTATGCACCTGATGTATTTTTTAGTGATGTGAATGGCTGGATCAATGAACGCATCGAAGGAAGAACAGCAAAAATGCGGAAAAGTAAAATATCACGCGATATTCCCGATTAA
- the mdcH gene encoding malonate decarboxylase subunit epsilon, giving the protein MTSIWVYPGQGSQKINMLHDLPQHRLVEKYLEQASDILHQDVLLLDQKEALKSTYSVQLCLYIAGVICSSLLKEQGLEPDYVAGLSIGAWAAATVADVISFEDGLALVAKRGELMQQAYPKGYGMTAILGSDSSKVQEWVSTIHKNQSDVYIANFNAPNQIVISGSDVAMQQIKALATQSGAVTKRLDVSVPSHCCLLEKQAKQLANLAEGVQLNQPNIKYLSGTSARLLRTGEQILDDLIFNMSRTIDWENTVQAAWERGVRLQIEALPGTTLTGLARKVFKEGTVLSFQNTRLENLIMEMHKQGNFA; this is encoded by the coding sequence ATGACTTCAATCTGGGTCTATCCTGGGCAAGGTTCTCAGAAGATCAATATGTTGCATGATCTTCCCCAGCATAGACTTGTGGAGAAATATCTAGAGCAAGCATCAGATATTTTGCATCAGGATGTGCTGTTGCTTGATCAAAAAGAGGCATTGAAATCGACATATTCCGTTCAGCTTTGTTTGTATATTGCAGGTGTGATTTGTTCGTCGCTACTGAAAGAACAAGGGCTCGAACCAGATTATGTTGCGGGTTTATCTATTGGTGCATGGGCTGCGGCTACAGTCGCAGATGTCATTAGTTTTGAAGATGGTCTTGCTCTGGTCGCAAAGCGAGGAGAGCTGATGCAACAGGCCTACCCGAAAGGTTATGGCATGACAGCAATCCTCGGTTCGGACTCGTCTAAAGTTCAGGAGTGGGTTTCAACAATCCATAAAAATCAATCCGATGTTTATATTGCAAATTTTAATGCACCAAACCAGATCGTAATTTCAGGTTCAGATGTAGCCATGCAGCAGATCAAAGCGCTTGCAACTCAATCTGGAGCAGTAACCAAAAGATTAGACGTCAGTGTGCCATCACACTGTTGTTTATTGGAAAAGCAAGCCAAGCAATTGGCCAATTTGGCGGAGGGAGTTCAATTAAATCAACCAAACATTAAATACCTAAGCGGGACTTCTGCCCGTTTGCTTAGAACAGGTGAACAGATTCTTGACGATCTCATTTTTAATATGAGCCGAACGATAGATTGGGAAAACACTGTTCAGGCTGCATGGGAGCGAGGTGTTCGATTACAGATTGAAGCTTTGCCAGGCACAACACTGACAGGTTTAGCACGGAAAGTATTTAAAGAAGGAACGGTTTTGTCTTTTCAAAATACAAGATTGGAAAATTTGATTATGGAAATGCATAAACAAGGTAATTTTGCATAA
- a CDS encoding malonate decarboxylase holo-ACP synthase encodes MSHHFQAHDLLWGMNPHMLPDDVPDWAVQVLFENKPVVVRRAITNMHTVAVGIRGKQRNQRFAAEMPTHAIEKKVSPESLIDKDLASFPHLQRQLQRIYKTMQSFALPWGYTGSVGYELATGFKTVSENSDVDLLIRTEQFISQAEAKIMLTALEDLDINIDVQLQTPLGGVALREWARATGCILLKRNDHAVLVQNPWDSKEII; translated from the coding sequence ATGAGTCATCATTTTCAGGCGCATGATTTATTGTGGGGAATGAATCCACACATGTTACCTGATGACGTACCAGATTGGGCCGTTCAAGTGCTATTTGAGAACAAGCCTGTTGTAGTCAGACGAGCAATCACTAATATGCATACAGTTGCGGTTGGCATTAGAGGTAAACAAAGGAATCAACGTTTTGCTGCTGAAATGCCAACTCATGCAATTGAGAAAAAAGTAAGTCCAGAAAGTTTAATTGATAAGGACTTAGCATCGTTTCCGCATTTACAACGTCAATTGCAGCGTATTTATAAAACCATGCAGAGTTTTGCTTTGCCATGGGGATACACAGGAAGTGTCGGTTATGAGTTGGCTACAGGGTTTAAAACAGTCAGTGAAAATAGTGATGTTGATTTATTGATTCGTACAGAACAATTCATCTCACAAGCTGAAGCGAAAATTATGCTAACGGCATTAGAAGATTTAGATATCAACATTGATGTGCAACTACAAACGCCGTTAGGCGGAGTGGCCTTACGCGAATGGGCAAGAGCAACAGGATGCATTTTACTCAAGCGCAATGATCATGCTGTTTTGGTTCAGAATCCTTGGGATTCAAAGGAAATCATATGA
- a CDS encoding DUF1826 domain-containing protein: protein MKNIPSDNTQISMVSTFSELVNSNFQGAMNAICWHRHLFGDFQEIVAKLELKENITEVSVEDLLALKLSEQGSQARETILSDIQRLTDLGASPSLNLLKCYERDEDFDFISTDVYSYHVDRSPIETDTFLCTYHGPASDILPQDQVEQKIQIPEIRVKLKELHDGPEAEFETFLEEYFFDLHYQPKPDAKPVNLGIGHLWRLAVDHPTQQASPCVHRAPVENKGEYRLLLIC, encoded by the coding sequence ATGAAGAATATTCCGTCTGATAACACTCAAATTAGCATGGTTTCGACCTTTTCTGAACTTGTGAATTCTAATTTTCAAGGTGCTATGAATGCCATTTGCTGGCATCGGCATTTGTTTGGGGATTTTCAAGAGATTGTGGCTAAACTTGAGTTAAAAGAGAATATTACAGAGGTTTCTGTAGAAGATCTTTTGGCATTGAAACTTTCAGAACAAGGCAGCCAGGCAAGAGAGACGATCTTGAGTGATATACAGCGCTTAACTGATTTAGGTGCATCACCTTCTCTTAATTTACTTAAATGTTATGAACGAGATGAAGACTTCGATTTCATTTCAACCGATGTATATTCTTATCATGTTGATCGCTCACCTATCGAAACAGATACTTTTCTATGCACCTATCATGGCCCAGCCAGTGACATTTTGCCGCAAGATCAAGTCGAGCAAAAGATTCAGATCCCAGAAATCAGAGTAAAACTTAAAGAATTACATGATGGCCCAGAAGCTGAATTTGAAACGTTCTTAGAAGAATATTTTTTTGATCTACACTACCAACCTAAACCAGATGCTAAACCAGTGAATTTAGGTATAGGCCATCTTTGGCGTCTAGCTGTTGACCATCCAACACAACAAGCCTCCCCTTGTGTTCATAGAGCGCCTGTTGAAAATAAGGGTGAATATAGACTGCTCTTGATTTGTTAA
- a CDS encoding triphosphoribosyl-dephospho-CoA synthase produces MNALLKKTGFSTAELIADMAVQALIDEVNLTPKPALVDQRGSGAHDDLSLELMERSAQCLFPMFKAMAEAAVLHGNVCIALREDIGQLGRYGEHRMLQVTQGINTHRGAIWSMGLMVTSAALTLFNQQKCTVDVLCTTASELAQIEDRFIPKQQLTHGQQVRQKFGVNGAKQQAQLGFPVITQYGIVQLHRSRIQGVAESLARLDALLAMMGQLTDTCVIHRAGLDGLHQMQLGAQQVLTLGGSSTPQGQQRLSQLEQDLLMMRASAGGAADLLATLLFLDSIEKYHWKRF; encoded by the coding sequence ATGAATGCACTTTTAAAAAAGACAGGTTTTAGCACTGCAGAACTTATAGCAGATATGGCCGTGCAGGCATTAATTGATGAGGTTAATTTAACCCCTAAACCTGCTTTGGTTGATCAGCGAGGAAGCGGTGCACATGATGACTTAAGTCTTGAGTTAATGGAACGTTCAGCCCAATGTTTATTTCCAATGTTTAAAGCAATGGCAGAGGCTGCTGTCCTGCATGGCAATGTCTGTATTGCACTGAGAGAAGACATAGGTCAATTAGGTCGCTATGGCGAGCATCGAATGTTGCAAGTCACACAAGGCATAAATACGCACCGTGGTGCAATTTGGTCCATGGGATTAATGGTGACATCCGCGGCATTAACGCTGTTCAATCAACAGAAATGTACAGTTGATGTGTTATGCACAACAGCCAGTGAGCTAGCCCAAATTGAAGACCGCTTTATTCCCAAGCAGCAATTGACACATGGGCAACAAGTCCGACAAAAATTTGGCGTAAACGGCGCAAAACAGCAAGCTCAACTGGGCTTTCCAGTTATCACACAATACGGAATAGTCCAATTACATCGAAGCCGAATTCAAGGTGTAGCAGAGTCTTTGGCTCGGCTTGATGCCTTACTGGCCATGATGGGGCAACTCACGGATACATGTGTGATCCATCGAGCAGGTTTGGATGGATTACATCAAATGCAACTTGGTGCGCAGCAGGTTTTGACACTTGGTGGTAGTTCAACGCCCCAAGGCCAACAACGCTTATCGCAACTGGAACAAGATTTATTAATGATGCGTGCTTCTGCGGGAGGTGCAGCAGATTTGCTCGCAACGCTGTTGTTTCTTGACAGTATAGAAAAATACCACTGGAAAAGATTTTAG
- a CDS encoding serine hydrolase domain-containing protein — MKSMKLGMVCGALIFSQGALAQYDCKSLGMKDCPSPVDAKLPSAHDMLTWSPSDRVIGFRNTYRLYDGSVFRPDPQNILSLQKSSIQITNKDISYTVNNKNYQLNDYLKSQNATGLIILKDGKIVLEYYGQGNTPTSLWTSRSIGKSVVSTLIGIAIKQGKIHSVDDQIIKYLPDLKGSAWQNVTLKQILQHASGVEWNEDYADPNSDFAHMTYCEAQANPNDCVYKLVKNVKAKYKPGEVWSYNTGGAWLVGKVLEAATGQNIAHYLQENIWKKVGMEREGVWHSYQRNVTDMGGHGFNATLRDYARFALFVSKEGRLANGEKLLPDHWLKDLSNWTTAKNSVTSEYPKGQYGYQWWNYHPTSGTPLLSKNMDATFWGRGIFGQRMAINPKNNIIMMQWSTWDSARPSAEIENENALFFNAVSNYLTR; from the coding sequence ATGAAATCAATGAAGTTAGGAATGGTTTGTGGAGCATTAATTTTTTCTCAAGGTGCTTTAGCTCAATATGATTGTAAAAGTTTAGGTATGAAGGATTGCCCATCACCTGTAGATGCTAAGCTCCCCTCTGCTCATGATATGTTGACGTGGTCACCAAGTGACAGGGTTATTGGTTTTAGAAATACTTATCGGTTATATGATGGAAGCGTTTTTAGACCTGATCCCCAAAATATTCTTTCACTCCAAAAAAGTAGTATTCAAATAACAAATAAGGATATTTCATATACTGTTAATAACAAAAACTATCAGTTAAATGATTATTTAAAAAGTCAGAATGCAACAGGGTTAATTATTCTAAAAGATGGAAAAATTGTGCTTGAATATTATGGGCAAGGTAATACTCCAACATCACTTTGGACCTCACGCTCGATTGGTAAATCAGTTGTTTCAACTTTAATTGGTATTGCGATTAAACAAGGTAAAATTCATTCAGTAGATGATCAGATTATCAAATACCTTCCAGATTTAAAAGGGTCTGCATGGCAAAACGTAACATTAAAACAAATCTTACAGCATGCTTCTGGTGTGGAGTGGAATGAAGACTATGCTGATCCTAATTCTGACTTTGCTCACATGACCTATTGTGAAGCGCAAGCGAATCCAAATGACTGTGTTTATAAACTTGTGAAGAATGTTAAAGCCAAATATAAACCTGGCGAAGTATGGTCTTATAACACAGGCGGTGCATGGCTCGTTGGAAAAGTACTTGAAGCTGCAACAGGACAAAATATTGCACATTATTTGCAAGAAAACATTTGGAAAAAAGTGGGAATGGAGCGTGAAGGTGTCTGGCATTCTTATCAGCGCAATGTGACCGATATGGGAGGCCATGGTTTTAATGCAACTCTTAGAGATTATGCACGCTTTGCCCTGTTTGTATCCAAAGAAGGACGTCTTGCAAATGGCGAAAAATTATTACCAGATCATTGGTTAAAAGATTTAAGCAATTGGACGACAGCAAAAAACTCAGTCACATCTGAATATCCTAAAGGGCAATATGGCTACCAATGGTGGAATTACCATCCAACATCAGGCACTCCACTCCTTTCTAAAAATATGGATGCAACCTTTTGGGGGCGTGGAATTTTTGGCCAGCGCATGGCGATTAATCCCAAAAATAATATTATTATGATGCAGTGGAGTACATGGGATTCGGCTCGCCCTTCCGCTGAAATTGAAAACGAAAATGCATTATTCTTTAATGCTGTAAGTAACTATTTAACCCGATAA
- a CDS encoding FAD-dependent oxidoreductase, which produces MSKRIIIAGSGFAGLWAALAAQRAIHLAAQQQNIEVLMVSPSPNVDIRPRLYEAVLENMYPDILDILNVVDVKYVAGWVNEVNAAAQNLVITTVHGDQQSLSYDRFILATGSTGYMPPIPGLKDYGFSVSTLEDAEKLDQHLKSLAKKPVSAARNTVVVAGGGLTGLETVAEMPERLRSILAETDIRVVLVDSSAEIGAAIGDEAAAVIREALTELGVEAKAGLRVTALDAAGVTLSNGERIETETVIWTAGMRANALTSQIAGEKDNLGRILADAYLHAPEVKNIFVTGDTVKVATDDLGNFNVMSCQHAMSLGRVAGYNAAAELVNLPLHPYSQPKYVTCVDLGPWGALYTEGWDRQVQFVREEAKKIKQEINTVWIYPPVADREAIFAVANPDFVIVP; this is translated from the coding sequence ATGAGTAAGCGTATTATTATTGCCGGTTCTGGCTTTGCTGGTCTATGGGCTGCACTTGCTGCACAACGAGCAATTCATTTGGCTGCGCAACAACAAAATATTGAAGTGCTGATGGTTTCCCCGAGTCCGAATGTTGATATTCGTCCTCGTCTTTATGAAGCTGTACTTGAAAACATGTACCCTGATATTTTAGACATATTAAATGTCGTTGACGTTAAATATGTCGCTGGCTGGGTCAATGAAGTGAATGCTGCGGCTCAAAATCTTGTGATTACAACGGTCCACGGCGATCAACAAAGCTTAAGTTATGACCGTTTTATTTTGGCAACAGGAAGTACTGGCTATATGCCGCCTATCCCTGGTCTTAAAGACTATGGATTTAGTGTCAGCACATTAGAAGATGCTGAAAAACTAGATCAGCATCTTAAAAGTTTAGCCAAGAAACCTGTCAGTGCGGCACGTAATACCGTAGTCGTTGCTGGTGGTGGACTTACAGGGCTTGAAACCGTTGCCGAAATGCCTGAGCGCCTGCGTAGCATTTTAGCTGAAACTGATATTCGTGTGGTTTTGGTTGATTCATCTGCAGAAATTGGTGCGGCAATAGGTGACGAAGCTGCAGCAGTGATTCGTGAAGCGCTCACTGAACTCGGTGTTGAAGCTAAAGCGGGTTTACGCGTTACTGCACTTGATGCCGCTGGTGTCACCCTTTCTAACGGTGAAAGAATCGAAACGGAAACCGTCATTTGGACGGCGGGCATGCGAGCTAACGCACTCACCTCTCAAATTGCAGGTGAAAAAGATAATTTGGGGCGAATTTTAGCTGATGCGTATTTACATGCGCCTGAAGTAAAGAATATTTTTGTGACGGGTGATACGGTTAAAGTTGCAACCGATGATTTAGGTAACTTCAATGTCATGTCTTGCCAACATGCCATGAGCCTAGGCCGTGTTGCAGGCTACAATGCAGCCGCAGAGTTAGTCAATTTACCATTACACCCGTATAGCCAGCCAAAGTATGTGACTTGTGTTGATTTAGGTCCATGGGGTGCACTTTATACGGAGGGTTGGGATCGACAAGTTCAATTTGTACGTGAAGAAGCCAAAAAAATTAAGCAAGAAATTAATACGGTATGGATCTATCCACCCGTCGCAGATCGAGAAGCCATTTTTGCCGTAGCAAACCCTGATTTTGTTATTGTTCCTTAA
- the madL gene encoding malonate transporter subunit MadL, translating to MIIYGTAILAICHLLGDYLGNTLGSLLGVQANVGGVAISMILLILSKEILAKKGYLPQITQFGVLYWSGMYIPIVVAMSAGQNVVAALSGGMLGLAVSIASLIGTVLVIRYLNRLSGDYETYEWSLETTEKVA from the coding sequence ATGATTATTTATGGAACCGCTATTTTAGCAATTTGTCACTTATTAGGCGATTACCTAGGCAATACGCTTGGGAGTTTATTAGGTGTACAAGCCAATGTAGGTGGTGTTGCGATCTCGATGATTTTACTGATTCTATCGAAAGAAATACTCGCTAAAAAAGGCTATTTGCCTCAAATTACCCAATTTGGTGTTTTGTATTGGTCTGGTATGTACATTCCAATTGTTGTCGCCATGTCAGCAGGTCAAAATGTTGTTGCTGCACTTTCTGGTGGAATGTTAGGGCTTGCGGTATCAATTGCTTCACTGATTGGTACAGTTTTGGTTATCCGCTATCTGAACCGTCTCAGTGGTGATTATGAAACATACGAATGGTCGTTAGAAACAACTGAAAAAGTTGCTTAA